In the genome of Nycticebus coucang isolate mNycCou1 chromosome 12, mNycCou1.pri, whole genome shotgun sequence, one region contains:
- the INHBE gene encoding inhibin beta E chain → MEQLPSKAPDPGQFTRSMGFPDVQLSLVLLWVVVWAQGAGSVCPSCGGPTLAPQAERALVLELAKQQILEGLQLANRPRITRPPPQAALTRALRRLQLGSVAAGNGEEVISFATSTDSSTSACSSMLTFHLSTPQFHHLYHVRLWLHVLPTLPSTLYLRISRWGSRRRHHRGSRTFLADHQMTTPGWHALTLPSSGLRGEESGVLKLQLDCRPLEGNSTVAKPLRWLLDTAGHHRPFLELKIRASDPGAGRARRRTPTCEPGNPLCCRRDHYVDFQELGWRDWILQPEGYQLNYCSGQCPPHLAGSPGIAASFHSAVFSLLKANNPWPASTSCCVPTARRPLSLLYLDHNGNVVKTDVPDMVVEACGCS, encoded by the exons ATGGAGCAACTGCCATCCAAGGCTCCTGACCCAGGGCAGTTCACCAGGAGCATGGGCTTCCCTGATGTCCAGCTCTCACTGGTGCTGCTGTGGGTTGTGGTGTGGGCACAGGGGGCAGGATCTGTGTGTCCCTCCTGTGGGGGCCCCACACTGGCACCCCAAGCAGAGCGAGCTCTGGTGCTGGAGCTAGCCAAGCAGCAAATCCTGGAGGGGCTGCAACTGGCCAATCGCCCCAGAATAACTCGTCCTCCGCCCCAGGCAGCACTGACCAGAGCCCTTCGGAGACTACAGCTGGGGAGTGTGGCTGCAGGGAATGGGGAGGAGGTCATCAGCTTTGCTACCAGCACAG ATTCCTCTACTTCAGCCTGCAGCTCCATGCTCACCTTCCACCTGTCCACTCCTCAGTTCCACCACCTGTACCACGTCCGCCTCTGGCTGCACGTGCTGCCCACCCTTCCTAGCACTCTTTACTTGAGGATCTCCCGATGGGGCTCCAGGAGGAGACACCACCGAGGGTCCCGCACCTTCCTGGCTGACCACCAAATGACTACCCCAGGCTGGCATGCCCTGACGCTGCCCTCTAGTGGTTTGAGGGGTGAGGAGTCTGGTGTCCTGAAACTCCAGTTGGACTGTAGACCCCTAGAAGGCAACAGCACAGTTGCTAAACCACTGAGATGGCTCCTGGACACAGCCGGACACCATCGGCCCTTCCTGGAGCTTAAGATAAGAGCCAGTGACCCTGGAGCAGGCCGGGCCAGGAGGAGGACCCCCACCTGTGAGCCTGGGAACCCCTTATGTTGTAGGAGAGACCATTACGTAGACTTCCAGGAGCTGGGATGGCGGGACTGGATCCTGCAGCCCGAGGGGTACCAGCTGAATTACTGCAGTGGGCAGTGCCCCCCGCACCTGGCTGGCAGCCCAGGCATTGCTGCCTCTTTCCATTCTGCCGTCTTCAGCCTCCTCAAAGCCAATAATCCTTGGCCTGCCAGTACCTCCTGCTGTGTCCCCACTGCCCGAaggcctct